From one Peredibacter starrii genomic stretch:
- a CDS encoding ZIP family metal transporter gives MNQWIIAGFWGWLAGSALLIGAAIGYFVKLPQKVISAVMAFGSGVLISAICFELMDKAVQNEHFLYPSFGFLAGAIVYSLAAKIVSSKGGKHRKRSNKQDTGSGMAIAIGALLDGIPESIVIGLTILTGGSVSSVAVFAIFLSNLPEGISSSSGMRNAGRSKEYVFALWLGIALLSGIASIAGYTLFGHFSDDVIGAITCLAAGAMLAMIVTTMIPEAYEEDRDWSGIITVMGFLVSFIASHI, from the coding sequence ATGAATCAATGGATCATTGCAGGTTTTTGGGGATGGCTTGCAGGGTCAGCTCTCCTAATCGGTGCGGCCATTGGTTATTTCGTCAAGCTTCCCCAAAAAGTCATTTCCGCAGTCATGGCCTTTGGCTCAGGTGTTCTCATATCCGCCATTTGTTTTGAATTGATGGATAAGGCCGTTCAGAACGAACACTTCCTCTACCCTTCATTCGGATTTCTTGCCGGAGCCATTGTATATTCGCTCGCTGCAAAGATTGTTAGCTCTAAAGGCGGGAAGCACCGCAAACGATCAAATAAGCAGGACACTGGAAGCGGGATGGCAATTGCCATTGGAGCTCTACTTGACGGCATCCCTGAATCAATCGTCATTGGTTTAACAATACTTACTGGTGGCTCTGTTAGTTCCGTCGCTGTTTTTGCTATTTTTCTTTCTAATCTTCCAGAAGGAATCTCAAGTTCTAGCGGAATGAGAAATGCCGGTCGCTCGAAAGAATATGTTTTTGCGCTCTGGCTGGGAATTGCCCTTCTTTCAGGAATCGCTTCAATTGCTGGATACACCCTCTTTGGCCATTTCAGTGACGATGTTATTGGCGCCATTACATGTCTGGCCGCTGGGGCCATGCTTGCGATGATTGTCACGACCATGATTCCCGAGGCCTATGAAGAAGACCGGGATTGGAGTGGCATCATCACTGTTATGGGCTTTCTGGTTTCATTTATCGCCTCACATATTTAA
- a CDS encoding LysR family transcriptional regulator, whose product MNNRIPHYLIESFITAAEEPSLQQAAEKLQITQSTLSKQMIMFEELLPHKVFAFDGRKKVLTSYGSSLYEALKPKFAQTQELIEQTSLLFSQPENVHVRICGRGEFLDILAVNLKFNGRITFLPMNNESALEAVLQRKAELAIVHTGIDSTEIVMKPFILNEFRIAVSKGLLKTKPKAEDLTEKLKGLPCLLYKMHDPVIENLLKSWKMTFEELNVHRTYPNYTTLARMVSEGQGWALLPSHTAIDETLNHVIPVTMSSSFNRKFHLCYRKDISSASWLKELLSEIKQLS is encoded by the coding sequence ATGAATAATAGAATCCCACACTACTTAATCGAATCTTTTATCACTGCTGCCGAAGAGCCTTCACTTCAGCAGGCCGCTGAGAAACTGCAGATTACTCAATCGACTCTTTCAAAACAGATGATTATGTTTGAAGAGTTGTTGCCACATAAAGTGTTCGCTTTTGATGGCCGCAAAAAGGTTCTGACAAGTTATGGATCTTCCCTTTATGAAGCACTCAAGCCAAAATTCGCCCAGACGCAGGAGTTGATTGAACAGACTTCACTATTGTTTTCCCAACCGGAAAACGTTCATGTGAGGATTTGTGGGCGAGGGGAGTTCTTAGATATCCTGGCGGTTAATTTAAAGTTTAATGGCCGCATTACTTTTCTTCCTATGAACAATGAATCGGCACTTGAGGCAGTTCTTCAACGCAAGGCCGAACTTGCCATCGTTCATACTGGAATTGATTCAACTGAAATTGTGATGAAGCCGTTTATTTTAAATGAGTTCAGAATTGCGGTCTCTAAGGGCCTCTTAAAAACGAAACCGAAAGCAGAAGACCTGACTGAAAAACTAAAAGGCCTTCCTTGCTTACTTTATAAAATGCACGATCCAGTGATTGAGAATCTTCTTAAGTCCTGGAAGATGACGTTTGAAGAGCTTAACGTACATCGAACCTATCCGAACTATACAACTCTTGCCCGCATGGTGTCTGAAGGGCAGGGCTGGGCATTGCTACCGTCCCATACGGCCATAGATGAGACCTTAAACCATGTGATTCCGGTCACGATGAGTTCTTCGTTTAATCGAAAGTTTCACCTCTGTTACCGGAAGGACATCTCAAGTGCCAGCTGGTTAAAGGAGCTACTTTCGGAAATCAAGCAACTTAGTTAG
- a CDS encoding CNNM domain-containing protein has translation MLDFLIVAACLVVNAFFSAYEMAFVTITREEIDELEDQKSIHKRLTFFKKKPERTLSVIQIGITLVGAIAAAVGGTGAVESLEPYIVKNYGVSNSVAEAIAVMVVIAPLTYFSVVFGELVPKTIALKVPLKIIALGTPILAFIDSFLSPIVTFLEISTNFLLKLIGMSEANEEDESMGQSVEIGNLPEYHQKFVQNLVALKGRNVSKAMLPWEKVSYLNFSDTEEEVRSKLSTIPHSRFPVVDGDVVVGILLKKDLPDSQNQTQIPWSGNLRSALKVSDSERVLEAFLRMQEKQTQLAVVVNKEEQYVGIITIEDIIEEVVGDINDRADSMTSRILSNRPKINLKK, from the coding sequence ATGCTAGATTTTCTGATAGTTGCCGCCTGTCTTGTTGTTAATGCCTTCTTCTCCGCCTATGAAATGGCCTTTGTGACCATCACAAGAGAAGAGATTGATGAACTTGAAGACCAAAAAAGTATCCATAAAAGACTTACATTTTTTAAAAAGAAACCAGAACGTACACTGTCTGTCATTCAAATCGGAATTACACTTGTTGGTGCCATTGCTGCGGCGGTGGGGGGTACTGGCGCGGTAGAATCACTTGAACCATACATTGTTAAAAATTACGGTGTTTCAAACTCCGTGGCCGAAGCAATCGCGGTAATGGTTGTAATTGCACCATTAACATACTTTAGTGTTGTATTCGGTGAACTTGTTCCAAAGACCATCGCTCTAAAAGTTCCTTTGAAGATCATTGCGTTAGGAACACCCATCCTTGCCTTCATCGACAGTTTCCTTTCTCCCATTGTGACCTTCCTTGAAATCTCTACCAACTTCCTTCTAAAACTTATCGGAATGAGTGAGGCCAATGAGGAAGATGAAAGTATGGGTCAGTCAGTTGAGATCGGAAATCTTCCTGAGTATCACCAAAAATTTGTACAGAACCTGGTAGCACTTAAAGGAAGAAACGTTTCAAAGGCCATGCTTCCTTGGGAAAAAGTTTCTTACTTAAATTTTAGCGACACGGAAGAAGAGGTTCGATCAAAGCTGTCGACGATTCCACATTCTCGCTTTCCGGTTGTGGATGGTGATGTTGTCGTAGGAATTTTATTGAAGAAAGACCTTCCTGATTCACAAAATCAAACTCAGATTCCTTGGTCTGGGAATCTACGTTCGGCACTCAAAGTTTCTGATTCGGAACGTGTACTAGAGGCATTTCTTCGCATGCAGGAGAAACAAACTCAGCTTGCAGTGGTAGTGAATAAAGAAGAACAATATGTCGGAATCATCACTATTGAAGATATCATTGAAGAAGTTGTGGGTGATATTAATGACCGCGCGGACTCCATGACTTCAAGAATCCTTTCAAACCGTCCGAAGATCAACCTTAAAAAGTGA
- a CDS encoding phospholipase A produces MRSLLVLMTLCFAFNAYAIRQNPQETIEAIFGTPENQKFSFHQPTYFVFGQEDLKLQFSFKYRLAKSFPIYFAYTQLMFWDIYEESKPFEDINYKPEIFYRLIENDSKSFKTLDMGYLHTSNGRDKEFSRSLDRIYLRSNYITKVNRHYLDVNLMVYKIFNEDDTNKDIVNHLGYWDLTMMLTDLILINDQSIDLEFRTYAGSKGYDFDQGAAQVGLLYNFGSDNFNPSLYLQWFEGYGESLIRYNKKRSEIRLGFMLSF; encoded by the coding sequence ATGCGTTCCCTTCTCGTCCTGATGACACTTTGTTTTGCTTTCAATGCCTATGCCATTAGACAAAACCCTCAGGAAACAATTGAGGCCATTTTTGGAACACCCGAGAATCAAAAATTTTCATTTCATCAGCCAACGTATTTTGTATTTGGTCAGGAAGATCTAAAACTTCAATTTAGTTTTAAATATCGATTAGCAAAATCATTTCCCATTTATTTTGCTTATACCCAGCTGATGTTTTGGGACATCTATGAAGAGTCGAAACCATTTGAAGACATTAACTACAAGCCAGAAATTTTCTATCGTTTAATTGAGAATGATTCAAAATCCTTCAAGACATTGGACATGGGTTACCTTCATACTTCCAATGGCCGTGATAAAGAATTCTCGCGTTCATTGGACCGCATCTATCTAAGATCAAATTACATCACAAAGGTCAATCGTCATTATCTTGATGTAAATCTCATGGTGTACAAGATTTTCAATGAAGATGACACAAATAAGGACATTGTTAACCATCTTGGTTATTGGGATTTGACCATGATGTTAACAGACCTGATCCTCATCAATGATCAAAGTATTGATTTAGAATTTAGAACATATGCTGGTTCCAAAGGTTATGATTTTGATCAAGGAGCGGCCCAGGTAGGTCTTCTCTATAACTTCGGTTCAGATAACTTCAATCCATCACTCTACCTACAGTGGTTTGAGGGTTATGGAGAAAGCCTGATCCGTTATAATAAAAAACGCTCTGAGATCCGTCTGGGTTTTATGCTCTCATTCTAG
- a CDS encoding alkyl/aryl-sulfatase → MKLKQIQVASLAVLLAAPYVTAATTKKTTSTKKTTTSSIEAGKVTAKTKEKNAAVLKELNFNDNESFDFATRGLVATLPDTKIIDQTGRVVSSGDYYIFTQNKSAPDTVNPSLWRQSQLTSQHGLYKVADKIYQFRGYDIANMTFIEGSSGWIVIDTTAAAEVAAAGLKLLNEKVAKKPVSALIITHSHADHFGGMSGVLTAEQVKSGKIPIIAPEGFMEESISENLYAGNAMGRRARYSYGDGLEKDPKGLVGTGLGPGLAQGNIGILPPNKFITKSGEKMTIDGVDIEFQMAPGTEAPAEMLMFFPQMKALHLAEDATYNMHNLYTLRGAKVRSPLVWANALNSTLEMFGDRAEVAMASHHWPTFGKDKIRDFVTKQRDMYKFINDQTLRMANMGYDAEEIAEKLKLPEPLAKEFYNRGYYGSLSHNVKATYQYYLGFFNGNPATLNQHPRTVAAKKYVEAMGGADKVISLGRKAFDKGDYRWSAELLNHVVYANPENKKAKDLLASTYEQLGFQAESATWRGFYLMGANELRNGIKVGAIPLVGSTSALPAKMVVDYAATLLDPQESAGKSKRIGLELTDTKERYTLTLGNSVLFLGKPQKEERLDSTYTMTSADFGKLLTGMTRGSDLAENGSIKITGETGALDEIAGMLTRPDPMFPLVTPVKDKSQFPSTMEAQEEK, encoded by the coding sequence ATGAAATTAAAACAAATTCAAGTCGCCTCTTTAGCGGTTCTTCTCGCTGCACCTTATGTGACAGCGGCAACCACCAAAAAAACGACATCAACTAAGAAAACAACCACCTCTTCCATTGAGGCCGGGAAGGTCACGGCGAAGACCAAAGAAAAAAATGCGGCAGTGTTAAAAGAACTTAATTTTAACGATAACGAAAGTTTTGATTTCGCCACCCGAGGATTAGTCGCTACTTTGCCCGACACCAAAATCATTGATCAAACAGGCAGAGTTGTTTCAAGTGGTGACTACTATATATTCACCCAAAACAAATCGGCACCGGACACTGTTAATCCAAGTTTATGGAGACAATCACAGCTAACAAGTCAGCACGGTCTCTATAAAGTTGCCGATAAAATTTATCAATTCCGAGGTTACGATATCGCCAACATGACATTTATTGAAGGTTCCTCTGGTTGGATTGTTATCGACACAACTGCCGCCGCAGAAGTGGCCGCGGCCGGTTTGAAACTTCTCAATGAAAAAGTCGCAAAGAAACCTGTGAGCGCTCTCATTATTACTCACTCACATGCTGATCACTTCGGGGGAATGTCAGGAGTACTTACGGCCGAACAAGTAAAATCTGGAAAAATTCCAATCATCGCACCAGAAGGTTTTATGGAAGAATCCATTTCTGAAAACCTTTACGCAGGAAATGCGATGGGAAGAAGAGCTCGTTACTCTTATGGTGATGGACTTGAAAAAGATCCGAAAGGTCTGGTAGGAACTGGACTTGGACCAGGACTTGCTCAAGGTAACATCGGAATTCTTCCTCCAAATAAATTCATCACTAAGTCAGGTGAGAAAATGACCATTGATGGAGTGGATATTGAATTTCAAATGGCCCCTGGTACTGAGGCCCCTGCAGAAATGTTGATGTTCTTTCCTCAAATGAAAGCACTCCACCTGGCAGAAGATGCTACATACAATATGCATAACCTTTATACCTTAAGAGGTGCTAAGGTTCGTAGTCCACTCGTTTGGGCCAATGCACTTAACTCGACACTTGAGATGTTTGGCGACAGAGCTGAAGTCGCAATGGCGTCTCACCACTGGCCAACATTCGGTAAGGATAAGATCCGTGATTTTGTGACCAAACAAAGAGATATGTATAAGTTCATCAACGATCAAACTCTTCGTATGGCCAATATGGGATATGATGCTGAAGAGATCGCTGAAAAGTTAAAATTGCCTGAACCTCTTGCCAAGGAATTTTACAATCGTGGCTATTACGGCAGTCTAAGCCATAACGTGAAGGCCACTTATCAATACTATCTTGGGTTCTTTAACGGAAATCCAGCAACTCTTAATCAACATCCAAGAACTGTGGCGGCAAAAAAATATGTTGAAGCAATGGGTGGTGCAGATAAGGTCATTAGTCTTGGAAGAAAGGCCTTTGATAAAGGGGATTACCGATGGTCAGCAGAGCTGTTAAACCATGTCGTGTATGCAAATCCAGAGAATAAAAAGGCCAAAGATCTTCTTGCCTCTACTTACGAACAATTAGGTTTCCAGGCCGAGTCTGCAACGTGGAGAGGTTTTTATTTAATGGGTGCCAACGAGCTTAGAAATGGAATCAAAGTTGGTGCAATTCCATTAGTAGGATCTACGAGTGCTCTTCCGGCAAAAATGGTTGTCGACTACGCAGCAACTCTTCTCGATCCTCAAGAGTCGGCCGGTAAATCAAAACGTATTGGGCTTGAACTAACAGATACTAAAGAAAGATATACTTTAACTCTTGGTAACTCTGTTCTCTTCCTGGGCAAACCTCAGAAAGAAGAGCGACTAGACTCAACGTACACCATGACTTCAGCGGATTTCGGCAAACTTCTAACAGGAATGACAAGAGGTAGTGACCTTGCGGAAAATGGTTCAATCAAGATCACAGGAGAAACCGGTGCCCTTGATGAAATTGCCGGAATGCTAACTCGTCCAGATCCTATGTTCCCACTTGTAACACCAGTAAAAGATAAATCTCAATTCCCTTCCACTATGGAAGCTCAGGAAGAGAAGTAG
- a CDS encoding phospholipase D-like domain-containing protein: protein MKNQILNFWFLVLFLSACASPELAVRKPSSGEAPDYPALFKKSRELLIPASKEFKNVPEHYVIGEFQDHPELLAKAKQDLIQEITVHAPKTPDLTKHTRLIPPPGLPGYSDMKLYVNHPYYQNGVLVQPTNLIEVWRKFILSAEKEIILNVFDFDLEEVADALIEQAHRGLYVQVGIDKKSVIDVRAEVKAVSDRLIENGVHVTGVIPVGLNHQKITAIDWSNPKKASVLFSSGNLTRSCLEPQGDLKGTVPLPKESVPNANHFITMKSWLLANLVHHELTKTLSSEYLLRGKAYPLNGSYQITGPGVDPYTYEAYPEPSLTISFTPGGGMKSVNKNMIAHFVKQEKGRIRMLQFAYSSSEVDKALLERAESDYQRTKTFDFLSVGDTPFAMREWSRFLIMSGMKRVEDANKKKTYLADPENEWVKRLGTERVNEIQKKVYIAPKVYGNNWAVVAGKKVKVNAKIHHKILATENYAIMGTSFNFSEGAESNNEQILVFRDRKLSDAVDGMVKYLVEHSPGTVAEEGARRNKFGGDDEAGGDPEDRQVGLKSVR from the coding sequence ATGAAAAATCAAATCCTCAACTTTTGGTTCTTAGTTCTTTTCCTCTCTGCCTGTGCAAGTCCTGAACTCGCGGTTCGAAAACCAAGTTCTGGAGAGGCCCCTGACTATCCGGCGCTATTTAAGAAATCCCGAGAGCTATTGATTCCTGCAAGTAAGGAATTCAAAAACGTTCCTGAACATTATGTGATTGGAGAGTTTCAAGATCATCCTGAATTACTCGCCAAAGCTAAACAGGATCTGATTCAAGAAATTACCGTTCACGCACCTAAGACGCCTGATCTCACGAAGCATACAAGGCTTATTCCTCCTCCGGGTCTTCCAGGGTATTCGGACATGAAGTTGTATGTGAATCACCCATACTATCAAAATGGCGTGCTAGTTCAACCAACGAACCTTATCGAAGTTTGGAGAAAATTCATTCTATCGGCCGAGAAAGAAATCATTCTGAATGTTTTTGATTTTGACTTGGAAGAAGTGGCAGATGCTTTGATTGAGCAGGCCCATCGTGGACTCTATGTTCAAGTCGGGATTGATAAGAAGAGTGTGATTGATGTTAGAGCAGAAGTAAAAGCTGTCAGTGACCGATTAATCGAGAATGGTGTGCATGTGACAGGTGTGATCCCAGTGGGGCTTAACCATCAAAAAATTACTGCCATTGATTGGTCTAATCCGAAGAAGGCATCGGTCCTCTTTTCGTCAGGAAATTTGACCCGATCATGTCTTGAGCCTCAAGGTGATTTGAAAGGAACTGTGCCTCTGCCGAAAGAGTCTGTTCCTAATGCGAACCACTTTATCACGATGAAGAGCTGGCTCTTGGCCAATCTCGTTCACCATGAACTAACAAAGACTTTAAGTTCAGAATATCTTTTGCGCGGTAAGGCCTATCCTTTGAATGGTTCTTATCAGATCACTGGTCCTGGTGTTGACCCTTATACCTATGAAGCTTATCCAGAACCATCACTCACAATTAGCTTCACTCCTGGTGGCGGGATGAAGAGTGTGAATAAAAATATGATCGCTCATTTTGTAAAGCAAGAGAAAGGCCGAATCCGGATGCTGCAATTCGCTTACTCATCTTCTGAAGTTGATAAGGCCCTCCTTGAGCGTGCTGAAAGTGATTATCAGAGAACAAAGACTTTTGATTTTCTGAGTGTGGGTGATACGCCGTTTGCCATGAGGGAGTGGAGTCGCTTTTTGATCATGTCTGGGATGAAGCGAGTGGAGGATGCCAATAAAAAGAAAACTTATCTGGCAGATCCTGAGAATGAATGGGTGAAAAGACTTGGAACTGAAAGAGTAAATGAAATCCAGAAAAAGGTTTATATTGCGCCGAAGGTTTACGGTAATAACTGGGCAGTCGTGGCTGGCAAAAAAGTGAAGGTAAATGCCAAAATTCACCACAAAATTCTCGCGACAGAAAACTATGCCATTATGGGAACGTCGTTTAACTTTTCAGAAGGTGCGGAATCGAACAATGAACAGATTCTGGTTTTCAGAGATAGAAAACTAAGTGATGCAGTTGATGGAATGGTAAAGTATTTGGTGGAGCATTCTCCTGGCACAGTAGCTGAAGAAGGTGCTCGTCGAAATAAATTCGGAGGGGATGATGAAGCGGGCGGCGATCCAGAAGACAGACAAGTAGGATTGAAAAGCGTTAGATAA